From Fibrobacter succinogenes, a single genomic window includes:
- a CDS encoding phosphatidylglycerophosphatase A yields MNKQELKEKYGKKRVPHEWRKTDWFTTLVVTFFGSGMSPKAPGTMGSLAAAIVAYPMAVLADHLFNGKERLFVPLHIGETECGLLINLFFLAAALFVFFAAIPFVKKAMKDTGTEDPGWIVIDEVCGIFMALAFFPTNLIVLHPWFLAIAFGLFRFFDILKPLGIHRFEKFPGAWGVMADDLLGGIYAGILLCFAAAGIYKIIFS; encoded by the coding sequence ATGAACAAACAAGAACTTAAAGAAAAATATGGCAAGAAGCGCGTTCCGCACGAATGGCGCAAGACGGACTGGTTCACCACACTCGTCGTGACGTTTTTCGGCTCGGGGATGTCACCGAAAGCTCCCGGCACCATGGGAAGCCTAGCCGCAGCAATTGTCGCCTACCCCATGGCAGTTCTAGCCGACCATCTATTCAACGGAAAGGAAAGACTGTTTGTCCCTCTTCATATAGGCGAAACAGAATGTGGACTTCTAATCAATTTGTTCTTTCTTGCTGCCGCCCTTTTTGTCTTTTTTGCGGCCATCCCCTTCGTGAAAAAAGCGATGAAAGATACCGGCACCGAAGATCCCGGCTGGATTGTCATTGACGAAGTGTGCGGGATTTTCATGGCACTCGCATTCTTTCCGACAAATTTAATAGTCCTTCATCCATGGTTCCTAGCAATTGCATTCGGGCTGTTTCGCTTCTTCGACATCCTGAAACCGCTCGGCATTCATCGATTTGAAAAATTTCCGGGAGCCTGGGGCGTGATGGCGGACGACTTGCTCGGTGGAATCTACGCCGGAATCCTGCTCTGTTTCGCTGCTGCCGGAATCTACAAAATTATATTTTCGTGA